The Deltaproteobacteria bacterium genome window below encodes:
- a CDS encoding thiazole synthase: protein TAENPVQMAEAFRKGVEAGRLAWLAGRATSKTWAEASSPLEGMLR, encoded by the coding sequence CCACCGCAGAAAATCCCGTGCAAATGGCGGAGGCTTTCAGAAAAGGAGTTGAAGCCGGAAGACTAGCGTGGCTAGCGGGACGAGCCACTTCAAAAACATGGGCGGAGGCATCGAGTCCGTTGGAGGGAATGCTTCGATGA
- the thiH gene encoding 2-iminoacetate synthase ThiH — MNLAEQAHRLTIQRFGHTIQLYAPLYLSNECIDTCIYCGFSLQNKIERQTLSTEEALQEVQVLIDQGFQHLLLVSGEHPKKISVAYLCEIARALRSKVASLSIEVAPFDEESYRQLGRAGIDGVVIYQETYDPEIYKQVHLGGPKKDFERRLECVEAACKSGMRRVGLGVLLGLGPWQKEIPKLIAHTHHLMKHYWQTQFTVSLPRLKPCASGFQAKHPVSDEEMAEIICTLRLQLPEVGLMLSTRERPELRNRLLKLGITHMSAGSRTEPGGYLHPNETGKQFELEDTRTPMEVATAIAEAGYDPIWKDWERRIYENEE, encoded by the coding sequence ATGAATTTGGCAGAACAAGCCCATCGTCTAACAATCCAACGGTTTGGACACACCATCCAACTCTATGCTCCGCTTTATCTTTCTAATGAATGTATCGACACCTGCATCTATTGCGGATTTTCCCTGCAGAACAAAATTGAGCGCCAGACACTCTCTACGGAAGAGGCGTTGCAAGAAGTTCAGGTTTTAATCGATCAAGGTTTTCAACATCTTCTGCTCGTCTCCGGCGAACATCCCAAAAAAATTTCTGTCGCTTATCTTTGCGAAATTGCCAGAGCGCTTCGTTCCAAGGTAGCTTCGTTAAGCATCGAAGTGGCTCCTTTTGATGAAGAAAGTTATCGGCAATTGGGTCGGGCTGGCATTGACGGCGTTGTGATTTATCAGGAAACATATGATCCTGAAATTTATAAGCAGGTGCATCTTGGCGGACCCAAAAAAGATTTTGAGCGGCGCCTTGAATGCGTGGAAGCCGCCTGCAAATCCGGAATGCGAAGAGTAGGCCTCGGCGTTTTGTTGGGGCTTGGCCCTTGGCAAAAAGAAATTCCAAAATTGATCGCCCACACACATCATTTGATGAAACATTATTGGCAGACACAGTTTACTGTGAGCCTTCCGCGCCTCAAACCTTGCGCCTCCGGATTTCAGGCCAAGCACCCTGTCTCCGACGAAGAAATGGCTGAAATTATTTGTACCCTGCGGCTTCAATTGCCCGAAGTGGGTCTGATGCTTTCAACGCGGGAGCGTCCGGAATTGCGCAACCGGTTATTAAAACTGGGGATCACGCACATGAGCGCCGGCTCCAGAACGGAACCGGGTGGATATTTGCACCCCAACGAAACCGGAAAACAATTTGAATTGGAAGACACAAGAACACCAATGGAAGTGGCCACCGCTATTGCAGAGGCCGGTTATGACCCCATTTGGAAAGATTGGGAAAGGAGAATTTATGAAAACGAAGAGTAA
- the thiC gene encoding phosphomethylpyrimidine synthase ThiC produces the protein MTPFGKIGKGEFMKTKSKTQMHYARQNIITKEMNYVAAREDLSAELIRDEIARGRMIIPANINHVNLEPIAIGIAAKCKINANIGNSAVTSNAECELEKLHAAVHFGADTVMDLSTGGDIDNIRKAIIDASPVPIGTVPIYQAIQKVKKMEDLTVDDLIDVIEQQARQGVDYMTIHAGLLADFIPMTRNRITGIVSRGGALIAQWMLHHKKENPWYTHFDKICEIFQKYDISFSLGDGLRPGCIADASDKAQFAELKILGELTKRAWKQDVQVMIEGPGHIPLDQIDMNVKKEMELCHEAPFYVLGPLVTDIAPGYDHITSAIGAAMAGWSGAAMLCYVTPKEHLGLPNPNDVREGVIAYKIAAHAADLARHRKNARDRDDALSRARFNFNWKEQFRLSLDPERAKEYHDATLPAEGFKDAHFCSMCGPKFCSMGVMQKIKEMKL, from the coding sequence ATGACCCCATTTGGAAAGATTGGGAAAGGAGAATTTATGAAAACGAAGAGTAAAACTCAGATGCATTATGCAAGGCAGAATATCATCACCAAAGAAATGAATTATGTGGCGGCGCGTGAAGATCTTTCGGCGGAGTTGATTCGCGATGAAATAGCGCGCGGGCGAATGATTATTCCGGCCAATATCAACCACGTCAATTTGGAACCCATAGCGATTGGTATTGCCGCCAAATGCAAGATCAACGCCAACATCGGCAACTCGGCTGTAACCTCCAATGCGGAATGCGAATTGGAGAAACTTCATGCCGCGGTTCACTTCGGCGCCGACACTGTGATGGATCTTTCCACAGGCGGCGACATCGATAACATTCGGAAAGCCATTATCGACGCCTCTCCTGTTCCCATCGGAACTGTCCCGATTTATCAGGCCATCCAAAAAGTTAAAAAAATGGAAGACCTAACCGTTGATGATTTGATCGATGTCATCGAACAACAGGCCCGGCAAGGCGTTGACTACATGACAATCCACGCCGGCCTCTTGGCCGATTTTATTCCGATGACCCGCAACCGGATCACCGGCATTGTGAGCCGTGGCGGAGCGCTCATTGCCCAATGGATGTTGCACCATAAAAAAGAAAATCCGTGGTACACCCACTTCGACAAAATCTGCGAGATTTTTCAGAAGTATGATATCTCCTTTTCACTGGGAGATGGACTGCGCCCGGGGTGTATTGCCGACGCTTCCGACAAAGCACAGTTTGCCGAGTTGAAAATTTTGGGCGAGCTCACTAAAAGAGCTTGGAAACAGGATGTACAAGTGATGATTGAAGGCCCGGGTCACATCCCGCTGGATCAAATCGACATGAACGTTAAAAAAGAAATGGAACTTTGTCATGAAGCGCCTTTCTATGTTTTGGGACCTCTCGTCACGGACATTGCTCCGGGTTACGACCACATTACTTCCGCCATCGGCGCGGCAATGGCCGGCTGGTCCGGTGCGGCGATGCTTTGTTACGTCACACCCAAAGAGCATTTGGGTCTTCCCAATCCAAACGATGTGCGTGAAGGGGTGATCGCTTACAAAATTGCGGCCCATGCCGCCGATCTGGCCAGACACCGCAAAAATGCGCGCGATCGCGACGATGCCCTCTCACGCGCCCGTTTTAATTTTAACTGGAAGGAACAATTCCGCCTTTCGCTCGATCCAGAGCGTGCAAAAGAATACCACGACGCAACTCTTCCGGCGGAAGGTTTTAAAGACGCCCATTTCTGCTCGATGTGTGGCCCAAAATTTTGTTCAATGGGGGTCATGCAAAAAATCAAAGAGATGAAACTATGA
- a CDS encoding NAD-dependent epimerase/dehydratase family protein produces MPKLSKAEVTRVYSSHAIAITGTAGFLGSTLLKALENDKRFKHIIAIDKKPPPFKLKKAKWVCLDLTFGACDEKLVKLFRKKRCTTLVHTALLTKPVRNIEEAHELESVGTMRLLTAAADAKIYKLILSSTTDVYGAFPDNPNFLTEHHPARGGMLSPFLKDKVEVENQFLTFAEKHPEKMVTLLRQATILGPTVNNFKTHFLQNPLVPTVMGFDPLFQFVHEADVLRALLKTITEDHPGIFNIVGKGVLPLSRAIQITGKIPVPIPTFLLYPLAETLWYLNIGSVPGTHINFLKYLCIADGTKMWSRLRFQPVYTSQEALLGFVGRELNKEEFSKRLEEIEETN; encoded by the coding sequence ATGCCCAAGCTATCCAAAGCAGAAGTTACTCGCGTCTACAGTAGCCACGCCATTGCCATCACCGGAACGGCGGGCTTTCTGGGTTCCACGTTGCTGAAGGCACTGGAAAACGACAAACGTTTTAAACACATCATCGCCATCGATAAAAAACCGCCTCCGTTCAAACTCAAAAAAGCAAAATGGGTTTGCCTTGATTTAACCTTTGGCGCCTGCGACGAAAAACTGGTAAAACTTTTTCGGAAAAAACGATGCACCACACTGGTGCACACAGCCCTTCTTACAAAACCCGTGCGCAACATTGAAGAGGCCCACGAATTGGAATCGGTTGGCACCATGCGCCTCCTCACCGCCGCGGCAGACGCCAAGATTTACAAATTAATTTTATCCTCCACAACCGATGTGTATGGCGCCTTTCCCGACAATCCCAATTTTCTAACGGAGCACCATCCGGCGCGCGGTGGCATGTTGAGCCCCTTCTTAAAAGACAAGGTCGAGGTGGAAAACCAGTTTCTGACATTCGCGGAAAAACATCCGGAAAAAATGGTAACACTTTTACGACAAGCCACGATTCTGGGCCCCACCGTCAACAATTTCAAAACCCACTTTTTGCAAAATCCTCTCGTCCCAACCGTCATGGGTTTTGATCCCCTTTTCCAATTTGTGCACGAAGCCGATGTCCTTCGGGCTTTGCTCAAAACAATTACGGAAGATCACCCGGGCATTTTTAATATCGTGGGTAAAGGGGTTTTGCCTCTTTCTCGGGCCATACAAATTACCGGAAAAATTCCGGTGCCAATTCCCACTTTTTTACTCTACCCACTGGCGGAAACCTTATGGTATCTCAACATCGGGTCTGTGCCGGGCACGCACATTAACTTTTTGAAATATCTGTGCATTGCCGACGGCACCAAAATGTGGTCACGGCTTAGATTTCAACCGGTTTATACATCGCAGGAAGCCCTGCTCGGTTTTGTGGGGCGCGAATTGAACAAGGAAGAATTTTCAAAGCGTTTGGAGGAAATTGAAGAAACGAACTAA
- a CDS encoding acyltransferase family protein, whose amino-acid sequence MKKRTKANAGSFQKLAGDLEKLLGLGGEKTTAFIEQLSKTLPPLLENLESTIVNAKSIPFDLLKLTFQSYLKNVAKDSGISWEDLKEVSQDILKLLNDWFQPELFQAAFFKLVKSQFFRGNLDSEVDEFGMDPAVVEALRPLCQFLYYDYWRVSVKGIENIPSKGRALLVANHSGMLPYDGAMLTVACLNEHPANRRLRFLIEDFVYHFPFLGTTMHRLGAVRACPENAAWLLKKNELVLVFPEGVKGLGKLYEERYQLKRFGRGGFIKLAIQNKTPIVPVAIIGAEEIHPIIWKSSILAKAMGVPYLPVTPTFPWLGPLGLIPLPTKWKITVGKPISFNRYKPHQAEDGLLIHKLAEKVRTTIQKMVDTEIKKRKSVWLG is encoded by the coding sequence TTGAAGAAACGAACTAAAGCCAATGCCGGCAGTTTTCAAAAACTGGCTGGCGATTTGGAAAAACTTCTGGGGCTTGGGGGTGAAAAGACCACGGCCTTCATTGAGCAACTTTCCAAAACGCTTCCTCCTCTTCTGGAAAATTTGGAATCAACCATTGTCAATGCAAAGAGCATTCCTTTTGATCTGTTAAAGTTAACTTTCCAAAGTTATCTAAAAAATGTTGCCAAAGATTCAGGAATTTCATGGGAAGACTTGAAAGAAGTCTCACAGGATATTCTCAAACTCCTCAACGACTGGTTTCAACCAGAGCTTTTTCAGGCCGCTTTTTTCAAACTCGTGAAATCTCAATTTTTTCGCGGCAATCTGGACAGTGAAGTTGATGAATTTGGAATGGACCCCGCCGTAGTGGAAGCCCTGCGCCCGCTTTGCCAGTTTCTCTATTATGATTACTGGCGCGTTTCCGTGAAGGGCATCGAAAATATTCCTTCAAAGGGGCGTGCTCTTTTGGTTGCCAACCATTCCGGCATGCTCCCCTACGATGGCGCCATGTTAACGGTCGCCTGTCTCAACGAACACCCGGCCAACCGGCGGCTCCGATTTTTGATCGAAGATTTTGTTTACCATTTCCCATTTTTAGGAACCACGATGCACCGATTGGGAGCGGTGCGCGCCTGTCCTGAAAATGCCGCGTGGCTCCTCAAAAAAAATGAACTCGTACTGGTTTTTCCGGAAGGCGTAAAAGGTTTGGGAAAACTTTACGAAGAACGTTATCAACTCAAACGTTTCGGTCGCGGCGGCTTTATCAAACTGGCCATTCAAAATAAAACACCGATCGTGCCGGTCGCGATTATCGGCGCCGAAGAGATTCACCCGATTATCTGGAAATCCAGCATTCTCGCGAAGGCGATGGGAGTCCCCTATCTTCCGGTAACACCCACTTTTCCGTGGCTGGGACCTTTGGGTCTGATTCCGCTTCCCACAAAATGGAAAATCACCGTGGGCAAACCCATTTCCTTCAACCGCTACAAGCCGCATCAGGCTGAAGATGGATTGCTCATCCACAAACTTGCCGAAAAAGTCCGCACCACCATCCAAAAAATGGTCGACACAGAAATAAAAAAACGCAAATCAGTTTGGTTGGGGTAA
- a CDS encoding type II toxin-antitoxin system Phd/YefM family antitoxin, protein MIRSDKILPVTQVKRELMSLLKTLQNKGGIVAITKDGRAAGILMSPEEYEGLLETLEILHDQPLLRSLNRALKQIEKGKKYLHKEVFED, encoded by the coding sequence ATGATTCGTTCTGATAAAATTCTTCCTGTCACGCAGGTCAAACGGGAGCTGATGAGTCTTCTGAAAACTCTTCAAAATAAGGGGGGAATTGTCGCCATCACCAAAGATGGCCGGGCGGCAGGAATTTTAATGAGCCCCGAGGAGTATGAGGGTTTACTGGAAACTCTTGAAATTTTGCATGATCAGCCCCTGCTCCGGTCTCTTAACCGGGCTCTCAAACAAATTGAAAAAGGCAAAAAATATCTCCACAAAGAGGTTTTCGAGGATTGA
- a CDS encoding type II toxin-antitoxin system RelE/ParE family toxin, whose protein sequence is MKPFTLIYTPEARSRIRHLHPAIKKEIRAAVEIIAENPWEGKRLQRELFGLFSLRVKNYRIIYTVDETKKVLKILTLGLRRTIYEEMEKK, encoded by the coding sequence TTGAAACCATTTACTCTCATTTACACACCGGAGGCCAGATCCCGCATCCGGCATCTCCACCCTGCAATCAAAAAAGAAATACGCGCGGCCGTTGAAATAATCGCAGAAAATCCATGGGAGGGCAAAAGGTTACAGAGGGAACTCTTTGGTCTTTTTTCTTTACGCGTAAAAAATTACCGGATTATCTATACTGTCGATGAAACAAAAAAAGTTCTCAAAATTTTAACACTGGGTTTGAGAAGAACTATTTATGAAGAAATGGAAAAGAAGTAG
- a CDS encoding dihydroorotase, with the protein MKLVIINGRVIDPSQNLDGNCTVFVENGVIRDVAKAKRSTNGYEIIDAKGAIVSPGFIDVHTHLREPGFEYREDIASGSKAAVAGGFTTIFCMANTNPVNDNASVTQMIVKKAEEVGLLNIFPVGAVSKGLKGVELAEIGEMVKSGCVAISDDGKPVMSGRLMRHALEYAKTFKIPVVVHEEDLSLAEGGCMNEGRISTELGLKGSPAAAEETMIQRDILLSKLVGHHVHFQHVTTATGIDMIRQAKKQGIPVTCEVTPHHLVLNDEACRGYNTNAKVNPPLRTTKDCQALIKALNDGTVDCLATDHAPHAHDEKNVGMDEANAGLLGMETALPVLLKLVHNKQVSLKRLIYLLTVGPAKIFKLKTGSLKKGWPADMTIFDPNLSNTIDAEKFYSKSRNTPFHGWKLKGKVLHTICGGKVVYA; encoded by the coding sequence CGAAAGCAAAACGCTCCACAAATGGTTATGAAATTATTGATGCCAAGGGGGCTATTGTTTCTCCGGGCTTTATTGATGTGCATACGCATTTGAGAGAACCCGGTTTCGAATATCGCGAAGATATTGCCTCCGGTAGCAAAGCCGCGGTGGCCGGCGGTTTCACCACCATCTTCTGTATGGCCAACACCAATCCCGTAAATGACAACGCATCGGTAACGCAAATGATTGTGAAAAAAGCCGAAGAGGTGGGGTTGTTGAATATTTTTCCGGTAGGTGCTGTTTCAAAAGGTTTGAAGGGAGTAGAGCTGGCCGAAATAGGCGAGATGGTGAAGTCCGGTTGTGTGGCAATTTCCGATGACGGCAAACCTGTGATGTCCGGACGGCTAATGCGCCATGCGCTTGAATATGCAAAGACATTCAAAATTCCGGTTGTGGTGCACGAAGAAGATTTAAGTCTCGCCGAGGGTGGGTGCATGAATGAAGGCAGAATTTCTACAGAGCTGGGTTTGAAAGGATCTCCCGCCGCGGCTGAAGAAACAATGATCCAGCGCGATATTCTTTTGTCCAAGTTGGTTGGTCACCATGTTCATTTTCAACACGTCACAACGGCAACGGGAATTGACATGATTCGTCAGGCCAAAAAACAGGGAATTCCCGTCACCTGTGAAGTAACGCCGCATCATTTGGTGCTTAACGATGAAGCGTGCCGTGGTTACAACACAAACGCCAAAGTCAATCCGCCTTTGCGTACAACCAAAGATTGCCAAGCGTTGATCAAAGCCCTCAATGATGGAACGGTCGATTGTTTGGCCACCGATCATGCGCCTCACGCGCACGATGAAAAAAATGTCGGCATGGATGAAGCCAATGCGGGTCTGCTTGGGATGGAAACGGCGCTCCCAGTTTTGCTGAAATTGGTACACAACAAACAGGTTTCTTTGAAACGTCTGATTTATCTTTTAACAGTGGGGCCCGCGAAAATTTTCAAATTAAAAACAGGGAGTTTGAAAAAAGGTTGGCCCGCGGACATGACCATTTTCGATCCCAATCTTTCGAATACAATCGACGCCGAAAAATTTTACTCGAAGAGTCGCAATACACCGTTCCACGGGTGGAAGCTGAAGGGTAAAGTATTGCACACAATTTGCGGGGGCAAAGTTGTTTATGCTTGA